Proteins from a genomic interval of Methanothrix sp.:
- a CDS encoding 50S ribosomal protein L40e gives MARFPEAENRVLNVKICMRCNARNPVRATRCRKCRYKGLRMKSKESRG, from the coding sequence ATGGCCAGATTTCCAGAGGCAGAAAATCGAGTTCTGAACGTCAAGATATGCATGCGCTGCAACGCGCGCAACCCGGTCAGGGCGACACGCTGTCGTAAATGCAGGTACAAGGGCCTCAGGATGAAGTCCAAGGAGAGCAGAGGATAA
- a CDS encoding flavodoxin family protein encodes MILGISGSPRNRATEHVLSRALEMLRESGFETELFSVRGKNIGFCRHCDYCLKNKTCAIKDDMYELYPLLKNARGLIFATPVYNGGVSAQTKAVMDRCRALVAADFDFFRGKVGMAIAVGGDRIGGQEAAIYQIITFYILNGVIPVGGGSFGANLGATFWSRDTLEDVQKDEEGFRSLRKTVRRFASLLRDFEEISARRAAQR; translated from the coding sequence ATGATTCTCGGAATATCAGGCAGCCCGCGCAACAGGGCCACGGAGCATGTCCTCTCCAGGGCGCTGGAGATGCTCAGGGAGAGCGGATTCGAGACAGAGCTGTTCTCTGTTAGAGGGAAGAACATCGGGTTCTGCAGGCACTGCGACTACTGTCTCAAAAACAAGACATGCGCGATAAAGGACGACATGTACGAGCTGTATCCTCTTCTCAAAAATGCGAGGGGACTGATATTCGCAACCCCGGTGTACAACGGCGGCGTTAGCGCCCAGACAAAGGCGGTCATGGACAGATGCAGGGCGCTGGTTGCAGCTGACTTCGACTTCTTCAGGGGAAAGGTTGGCATGGCGATAGCAGTGGGCGGTGACAGAATAGGCGGCCAGGAGGCGGCGATATACCAGATCATCACATTCTACATCCTGAACGGTGTAATTCCCGTGGGCGGGGGATCATTCGGGGCGAACCTCGGCGCCACATTCTGGTCGAGGGATACTCTCGAGGACGTGCAGAAGGACGAGGAGGGGTTCAGATCCCTCAGAAAGACCGTGCGCAGGTTCGCGTCTCTCCTGAGGGATTTTGAAGAGATATCAGCTAGACGAGCAGCACAGCGATGA
- a CDS encoding winged helix-turn-helix transcriptional regulator → MPSGRYTRIEITPEAYMGLEAEAILQRKTLKRLASELILQGISPKALRFVHDESDTAGNPMTKGSISRRTRLSDDKEALEKIKQLWKLDPRPSVKEIASLVGYSQTAVKNQIRRMQNSGELAP, encoded by the coding sequence ATGCCGAGTGGTCGATATACCAGGATCGAGATAACGCCTGAGGCTTACATGGGGCTTGAGGCGGAGGCCATACTCCAGCGAAAGACCCTCAAGAGGCTGGCCTCTGAGTTGATTCTTCAGGGTATCTCTCCGAAGGCTCTGAGATTTGTCCATGATGAGTCGGATACAGCAGGCAATCCCATGACCAAGGGCAGCATCTCGAGAAGAACGCGGCTTTCAGATGATAAAGAGGCTCTGGAGAAGATAAAGCAGCTCTGGAAACTTGATCCAAGACCATCTGTAAAGGAGATCGCGAGCCTGGTGGGGTACTCGCAGACGGCAGTCAAAAATCAGATAAGGAGGATGCAGAACAGCGGAGAGCTCGCGCCATAA
- a CDS encoding MarR family transcriptional regulator has protein sequence MPNVLQSRRDSSRFQILVEIAAHQPNVRQKEVADKLGVTPQAVSEYIKELVADGLVETDGRMRYRITKRGVEWLLESAAELKRYARVVMEEIINHVSVWPAIARDDISEGERVTLVMEDGLLYATHYRPNIEASGIAISDASRGEDVGVSDLRGLISLEEGRIKICKVPRVQLGGSRRVDLKTLAGLIPEKGLVGALGIEALISLRKVGREPDVFFGSKEAVVEAAYHGVSSVIVSVDEQIPGILNRLESEGIKYELVDLTLTG, from the coding sequence ATGCCAAATGTTCTCCAGTCCAGACGGGACAGCTCCAGGTTCCAGATACTTGTGGAGATCGCGGCACATCAGCCGAACGTCAGGCAGAAGGAGGTGGCCGACAAGCTCGGCGTGACACCGCAGGCTGTCTCTGAGTACATAAAGGAGCTCGTCGCAGACGGCCTCGTCGAGACAGACGGCAGGATGCGCTACAGGATAACGAAGAGAGGAGTTGAGTGGCTCCTGGAGAGCGCAGCTGAGCTCAAGCGCTATGCCAGGGTCGTGATGGAGGAGATCATCAACCACGTCTCTGTATGGCCTGCGATCGCGAGGGACGATATCTCAGAGGGGGAGCGTGTGACCCTTGTGATGGAGGATGGTCTCCTGTACGCCACACATTATCGCCCCAATATTGAAGCCAGCGGCATAGCGATCTCCGATGCTTCCAGGGGAGAGGATGTCGGGGTCTCTGATCTGAGAGGTCTAATAAGCCTCGAGGAGGGCAGGATAAAGATCTGCAAGGTTCCAAGGGTTCAGCTTGGCGGAAGCAGGCGTGTCGATCTCAAGACTCTCGCTGGGTTGATCCCAGAGAAGGGTCTTGTGGGGGCGCTGGGGATAGAGGCTCTCATATCCCTGAGAAAGGTCGGAAGGGAGCCGGATGTCTTCTTCGGCTCGAAGGAGGCGGTGGTCGAGGCCGCCTACCATGGAGTCTCCTCAGTAATAGTGAGCGTCGATGAGCAGATCCCGGGGATCCTGAACAGGCTGGAGTCAGAAGGTATTAAGTATGAGCTCGTCGACCTCACCCTGACAGGATGA
- a CDS encoding DUF2121 domain-containing protein, with product MSLVIAFSGREAVIAGDRRSIAFAGDCRTLEEELYSGKIHDDEDLLRRAEELSATIYISDGREKVWRDGDVLVGEVTEVSVSSSKRRRVYVTSGAYLIVDVIDGNARISGRGGVSLIILGNRHTRDAAGRALQSLGKISADAIAGVMKEVSAGTATMSREHTILRVTASHKDPASILMQTFSRDCEKMGWRS from the coding sequence ATGAGCCTGGTCATCGCGTTCTCCGGCAGGGAGGCTGTGATCGCAGGCGACAGGAGGAGCATAGCGTTCGCCGGTGATTGCAGGACGCTTGAGGAGGAGCTGTACTCTGGAAAGATACATGACGATGAGGATCTGCTCAGGAGAGCTGAGGAGCTCTCTGCGACGATATACATCTCCGATGGCAGGGAGAAGGTCTGGCGTGATGGGGATGTGCTTGTTGGCGAGGTGACTGAGGTCTCCGTGTCCAGCAGCAAGCGCAGAAGGGTGTATGTGACATCAGGAGCGTATCTCATCGTGGATGTGATCGACGGTAACGCCAGGATCTCCGGAAGAGGCGGCGTCTCGCTCATCATCCTCGGAAACAGGCACACAAGAGATGCCGCTGGAAGGGCGCTCCAGAGTCTTGGGAAGATCAGTGCTGATGCGATCGCAGGAGTGATGAAGGAGGTCAGCGCGGGAACCGCGACCATGAGCAGGGAGCACACGATTCTGAGGGTGACGGCGTCTCATAAAGACCCTGCATCCATTCTCATGCAGACATTCTCGAGAGACTGCGAGAAGATGGGCTGGAGGTCATGA
- a CDS encoding molybdenum cofactor guanylyltransferase, whose protein sequence is MRSAVILAGGEGRRMGAEKASVMLCGRPLIWHVIERIFDAVDEVVVVLRDDAQARRLEGVISRCRVTIDRTHGVGPLAGLQAGMDAVRGRYAFAAGCDMPFLNPDIIDGLFSLAEGRDGAVPLLNALPERLHAVYLAGRFEEACRDAITRGEGRISAALSGLDIRFVDAEMFRGVDPDLLSFFNVNTPEDLRSAESIMRKRAA, encoded by the coding sequence ATGAGGTCTGCTGTTATACTTGCAGGCGGAGAGGGCAGACGGATGGGCGCAGAGAAGGCATCCGTCATGCTCTGCGGCAGGCCCCTGATATGGCATGTGATTGAGAGAATATTCGATGCGGTCGATGAGGTTGTTGTCGTCTTGAGAGATGACGCACAGGCGAGGCGGCTTGAGGGCGTGATTTCCCGGTGCAGGGTGACGATCGATCGTACGCATGGCGTGGGGCCGCTCGCAGGCCTCCAGGCCGGAATGGATGCTGTACGGGGGCGATACGCGTTCGCAGCAGGCTGCGATATGCCCTTTCTAAATCCTGATATAATAGACGGCCTCTTCTCGCTCGCTGAAGGACGTGACGGCGCAGTTCCTCTCCTGAATGCACTTCCTGAGAGGCTGCATGCAGTTTACCTTGCGGGGCGGTTCGAGGAGGCCTGCAGAGACGCAATCACAAGGGGAGAGGGCAGGATATCAGCCGCACTATCAGGGCTCGATATCAGATTTGTGGATGCTGAAATGTTCAGGGGCGTGGATCCAGATCTCCTGAGCTTCTTCAACGTCAACACACCAGAGGATCTCAGGAGCGCGGAGAGCATCATGAGAAAAAGAGCTGCTTAG
- a CDS encoding DUF1614 domain-containing protein, with protein MNGRLFYAPLTLLFMAVLALLVFLVVSLLFVGALQTAFIRLGFSWHDALLLLLASLIGSSINIPFREIRSEIPVTRTAYIRVFGVNYRIPIYETVYNSTTVALNVGGAMIPILVSAYLLLVFSHALAYAAAATAIVTLAVHRIARPVPGLGIVTPALLPPLIAALSSLAVIMIAGGPRELEFVTAYVSGTLGTLIGADILNLNRIQRLGAPVVSIGGAGTFDGVFLTGIIAVLLV; from the coding sequence ATGAACGGCCGGCTGTTCTATGCTCCTCTGACACTTCTCTTCATGGCTGTTCTGGCGCTGCTCGTATTCCTGGTCGTATCCCTCCTGTTCGTCGGCGCGCTTCAGACAGCCTTTATACGCTTGGGGTTCTCATGGCATGATGCGCTTCTTCTGCTCCTCGCCTCACTGATCGGAAGCAGCATCAACATTCCCTTTAGAGAGATAAGATCAGAGATACCCGTGACGAGGACAGCATATATCAGGGTCTTCGGGGTGAACTACAGGATCCCAATCTATGAGACCGTTTACAACAGCACCACAGTGGCTCTGAATGTGGGTGGCGCGATGATCCCCATCCTTGTATCTGCGTATCTGCTTCTGGTGTTTTCTCACGCGCTGGCCTATGCAGCAGCTGCCACTGCTATTGTGACGCTTGCTGTGCACAGGATCGCCAGACCTGTCCCCGGCCTGGGCATAGTGACGCCTGCCCTTCTCCCGCCGCTCATAGCAGCACTCTCATCACTGGCTGTGATCATGATCGCAGGAGGACCCAGAGAGCTTGAGTTCGTCACAGCATACGTCAGCGGGACGCTGGGAACGCTCATCGGCGCCGATATCCTCAACCTCAACAGGATTCAGCGCCTCGGCGCTCCGGTGGTCTCGATCGGCGGCGCTGGGACATTCGATGGCGTGTTTCTCACAGGCATCATCGCTGTGCTGCTCGTCTAG
- a CDS encoding Xaa-Pro peptidase family protein → MSRDAIVGAVRALGVDGLLLVGDSICDADIYYASRFLSSDRFAVLITDMIHLLVSSMERSRASAESKADVVETTGDYSLKSKIEELGSVEKAYMKVLEEFVSERRISRLGMPSNAPAGIYRGLSERFDIVLLERPFEHIRAVKTPEEISAIADAQRACESAMEVAINLIKKSEPSDCILVLDGAPLTSERVRGAIDLRLAELGYETLDTIVCGGLMSSNPHSRGSGPLPADMPIVIDIFPRSKISRYFADMTRTVVRGEPSAEIVEMYQAVRAAQEAGLRCIKDGVSGADVHEAVCRTFDDFGYTEREDAGFIHSTGHGVGLSIHESPSLSEHGGVLRSGNAVTVEPGLYYPDTGGVRLEDLVVVRANGCENLTSFGKELVIR, encoded by the coding sequence ATGTCTAGAGATGCCATCGTCGGTGCTGTCAGAGCTCTTGGGGTTGACGGGCTGCTTCTCGTGGGAGACAGCATCTGCGATGCCGATATCTACTATGCATCGAGGTTTCTTTCCAGCGACAGGTTCGCTGTGCTGATCACAGACATGATTCATCTGCTAGTATCCAGCATGGAGAGATCGAGGGCCTCAGCAGAATCAAAGGCGGATGTGGTGGAGACGACAGGCGATTACTCCCTGAAGTCAAAGATCGAGGAGCTCGGGAGTGTCGAGAAAGCATACATGAAGGTCCTCGAGGAGTTCGTCTCGGAGCGCAGGATCTCGCGATTGGGCATGCCTTCAAATGCCCCCGCGGGAATTTACAGAGGCCTCTCTGAGCGGTTCGATATTGTTCTCCTGGAGAGACCGTTCGAGCACATCCGCGCTGTCAAAACGCCAGAGGAGATATCCGCGATCGCAGATGCCCAGAGGGCATGCGAATCCGCAATGGAAGTTGCAATAAATCTCATAAAAAAATCGGAACCATCCGATTGCATTCTTGTTTTAGATGGCGCGCCTCTCACCTCTGAGAGAGTGAGGGGCGCCATCGATCTCAGGCTTGCAGAGCTCGGATACGAGACCCTGGACACCATAGTCTGCGGCGGTCTCATGAGCTCAAATCCTCACTCAAGGGGCAGCGGACCGCTTCCTGCAGATATGCCGATAGTCATAGACATATTCCCGCGATCGAAGATCAGCAGGTACTTCGCGGACATGACCCGCACGGTCGTCCGCGGCGAGCCGTCAGCGGAGATCGTGGAGATGTATCAGGCGGTGAGAGCAGCTCAGGAGGCTGGGCTGAGGTGCATAAAGGATGGTGTGAGCGGAGCTGATGTGCACGAGGCTGTGTGCAGGACATTCGATGATTTCGGATACACAGAGCGCGAGGATGCTGGATTCATACACTCAACAGGCCATGGCGTCGGGCTGTCGATACATGAGAGTCCATCCCTCAGCGAGCACGGAGGGGTTCTCAGATCAGGCAATGCCGTCACCGTTGAGCCCGGGCTTTACTACCCGGATACCGGCGGCGTCAGGCTGGAGGATCTTGTTGTTGTCAGGGCAAACGGCTGCGAGAACCTGACCTCCTTCGGGAAAGAGCTCGTGATCCGGTAA
- a CDS encoding ArsR family transcriptional regulator, which translates to MNGKRTRIINDPSDLVPLLQVFGSESHKRVFDKLCDQWLTERELVEIFGDNESVSQSIELLRKSGLIETKWRVPEPGKSPEKEYHSAFSRVQANFFSSMEDLSDLIRVTFMSDEELRDITEKLREKVRSGVTSISTLSRDLGKSQVYLKAAAKRAKGLTVRGQRIELSEE; encoded by the coding sequence GTGAACGGGAAAAGAACTAGGATCATTAACGATCCATCTGATCTGGTCCCTCTGCTTCAGGTTTTTGGCTCTGAATCTCACAAAAGGGTTTTCGATAAGCTCTGTGATCAGTGGCTCACTGAGAGGGAGCTTGTTGAGATCTTCGGAGACAACGAGAGCGTCAGCCAGTCCATAGAGCTTCTCCGGAAGAGCGGCCTGATAGAGACGAAGTGGAGGGTGCCGGAGCCTGGGAAGAGCCCTGAGAAGGAGTATCACTCGGCATTCTCGAGGGTGCAGGCTAACTTTTTCTCGTCCATGGAGGATCTCAGCGATCTCATCAGGGTAACATTCATGTCTGATGAGGAGCTCAGGGACATAACAGAAAAGCTCAGGGAGAAGGTCCGTTCAGGCGTGACGTCGATATCAACGCTCTCGCGGGATCTCGGAAAGAGTCAGGTGTACCTGAAAGCAGCTGCCAAACGTGCAAAGGGGCTGACGGTGAGAGGTCAGAGGATAGAGCTCTCTGAGGAATGA
- the wecB gene encoding UDP-N-acetylglucosamine 2-epimerase (non-hydrolyzing), which yields MKVASVVGARPNFVKLAPLSRALRERFHEVIVHTGQHYDYEMDRIFFDEIGIPEPDHHLGVGSGSHGRQTGEMLARIEDVLVREDPDAVVVFGDTNTTLAGALAAAKLHITLVHVEAGLRSYDRRMPEEINRVLVDHCSDILSCPTRTAVDNLRREGIVDGVYLTGDVMVDAMNLCMDVSKRSTVLERLELRPKEYILATLHRAENTDDEMRLREIIGAFKDIGSCLVFPCHPRTERRLRDLGLWDPLRESIKVIKPVGYLDMLQLERNALRILTDSGGVQKEAYILRVPCVTLRDRTEWVETVDDGWNVLAGASRESIVRHARGFVPTRSQTHVFGDGDASRRIVDAMESFMGSRRGPAR from the coding sequence ATGAAGGTAGCATCTGTTGTCGGGGCGAGACCGAATTTTGTAAAGCTCGCGCCCCTTTCCAGGGCTCTGAGGGAGAGATTTCATGAGGTGATAGTTCACACAGGCCAGCACTACGACTACGAGATGGACAGGATATTCTTCGACGAGATCGGGATCCCTGAGCCGGACCACCATCTTGGAGTGGGGTCCGGCAGCCACGGCAGGCAGACTGGCGAGATGCTGGCCCGCATCGAGGATGTTCTAGTGAGGGAGGATCCAGATGCGGTTGTGGTCTTTGGGGATACGAACACAACGCTTGCTGGAGCGCTGGCTGCTGCAAAGCTTCACATCACCCTGGTTCATGTGGAGGCTGGACTCCGCTCATACGATCGCAGGATGCCGGAGGAGATCAACCGCGTGCTCGTCGACCACTGCTCCGACATCCTTAGCTGCCCCACAAGGACTGCTGTGGATAACCTCCGGCGTGAGGGGATTGTTGATGGCGTGTACCTGACAGGAGATGTTATGGTTGATGCGATGAACCTCTGCATGGACGTATCAAAGCGCTCGACGGTTCTTGAGAGGCTGGAACTCAGGCCCAAGGAGTACATCCTGGCTACGCTCCACCGTGCGGAGAACACCGATGATGAGATGAGGCTCAGGGAGATCATCGGGGCGTTCAAGGACATCGGAAGCTGCCTGGTATTTCCCTGTCATCCCAGAACTGAGAGAAGGCTCAGGGATCTCGGTCTCTGGGATCCGCTGAGGGAGAGCATAAAGGTGATAAAACCGGTGGGATATCTGGATATGCTCCAGCTCGAGAGGAACGCGCTGAGGATACTCACAGACTCGGGTGGTGTGCAGAAGGAGGCGTATATACTCAGAGTGCCATGTGTTACGCTCAGAGATCGCACCGAGTGGGTGGAGACCGTGGACGATGGCTGGAACGTCCTCGCCGGAGCCTCCAGGGAGAGCATAGTGAGGCATGCAAGGGGATTTGTACCGACCCGCTCGCAGACCCACGTTTTCGGAGACGGAGATGCGAGCCGGAGGATTGTGGATGCAATGGAGAGCTTTATGGGCTCACGCCGCGGTCCTGCTCGCTAG
- a CDS encoding tetrahydrofolate dehydrogenase/cyclohydrolase catalytic domain-containing protein → MIIDGKALASEIESEVRERVERLGLNPGLATILVGDNPASQMYLRIKHAACGRVGIRSENVVLPVDTDEVTLIKTIRELNRKEDVHAILLQLPLPGHLDPRKAMMAIDPEKDADGFHPENMGALLLGAERLVPCTPKGIIYALERLGVRIEGAEAVIVGHSNVVGKPLAAMLLNRNATVQVCHVYTKDLKEHTRDAEILVVAAGVPRLIKADMVRDGAYVFDVGINKVDGKTVGDVDFDAVKEKAAGITPVPGGVGPLTVAMLMSQTVMAAELSLERRRS, encoded by the coding sequence TTGATAATAGATGGAAAGGCGCTCGCGTCAGAGATCGAGTCAGAGGTGAGGGAAAGGGTCGAGAGGCTCGGCCTCAATCCGGGCCTGGCCACGATACTGGTAGGGGATAACCCTGCATCTCAGATGTACCTCAGAATTAAGCACGCTGCATGCGGGCGTGTTGGCATAAGATCGGAGAACGTGGTGCTTCCGGTAGATACAGACGAGGTCACCCTCATAAAGACGATCCGGGAGCTGAACAGGAAAGAGGATGTGCATGCTATACTCCTCCAGCTGCCGCTGCCCGGACACCTCGACCCGAGGAAGGCCATGATGGCGATAGATCCGGAGAAGGATGCGGATGGATTCCATCCGGAGAACATGGGCGCTCTCCTTCTCGGCGCGGAGCGTCTTGTTCCATGCACCCCAAAGGGGATAATCTACGCGCTCGAGCGTCTGGGAGTGAGGATCGAGGGCGCAGAGGCTGTTATCGTGGGTCACAGCAATGTGGTGGGGAAGCCGCTCGCAGCCATGCTGCTGAACAGAAATGCCACAGTCCAGGTCTGTCACGTCTACACGAAGGATCTGAAAGAACACACCAGAGACGCTGAGATACTCGTCGTAGCTGCAGGCGTCCCCAGGCTCATAAAGGCGGATATGGTCAGGGATGGAGCATACGTCTTCGATGTGGGTATAAATAAGGTGGACGGCAAGACGGTGGGAGACGTCGATTTCGATGCCGTCAAGGAGAAGGCTGCTGGCATAACACCGGTGCCAGGAGGCGTTGGACCGCTCACCGTCGCGATGCTCATGAGTCAGACTGTTATGGCTGCAGAGCTCTCGCTCGAGAGGCGGAGATCATGA
- a CDS encoding 2,3-bisphosphoglycerate-dependent phosphoglycerate mutase: MYKLVLLRHGQSSYNAERRFTGWSDPDLTAQGVMEARNAGRILRREGYTFDIAFVSMLRRAIKTLCAVLDEMDLLWIPVRKSWMLNERHYGELEGQVIEDVPDELKRYRHSFDIRPPALPEDDPRHPRFDRRYRDLDNPPAGESIRDVQERLLILWTCEIAPEILSGRRVIVTTHANVIRAFMNYLEGIPTEGLVVPRGRPVVYELSDRLEPIRRYWL; this comes from the coding sequence ATGTACAAACTGGTCCTGCTCAGGCACGGCCAGAGCAGCTACAATGCTGAGAGGAGGTTCACCGGCTGGTCGGATCCGGATCTCACGGCGCAGGGAGTGATGGAGGCGAGGAATGCGGGCAGGATCCTGCGAAGGGAGGGATACACCTTCGACATCGCCTTCGTCTCGATGCTCAGGCGCGCAATAAAGACGCTCTGCGCGGTACTGGATGAGATGGATCTGCTCTGGATACCCGTCAGGAAATCCTGGATGCTGAATGAGCGGCACTACGGTGAGCTCGAGGGTCAGGTCATAGAAGATGTTCCCGATGAGCTGAAGCGGTACAGGCACAGCTTTGATATCCGGCCGCCAGCTCTGCCAGAGGACGATCCCAGACATCCGCGGTTTGACAGAAGGTACAGAGATCTGGATAATCCCCCAGCAGGAGAATCGATAAGGGATGTCCAGGAGCGTCTTCTGATCCTCTGGACTTGCGAGATAGCTCCTGAGATCCTCTCTGGGAGAAGGGTCATAGTGACGACGCACGCGAATGTCATCCGCGCTTTCATGAACTACTTAGAGGGAATCCCGACAGAAGGTCTGGTGGTTCCCAGGGGAAGGCCAGTGGTCTACGAGCTCAGCGACCGGCTCGAGCCCATCAGGAGGTACTGGCTGTAG
- the glyA gene encoding serine hydroxymethyltransferase — MSLLDHVDPEISAVIRKELERQRSTLVLVAAENFTSPAVMEAQGCVMTNKYAEGYPGKRYYRGCAFMDEAENLARERCRKLFGAEHVNVQPHSGSQANMAAYFATLRPGDTIMGMNLDHGGHLSHGSPVNFSGKLYRVVPYGVSRKTEMLDYSEILEIARECKPRMIVCGASAYPRIIDFRAMREIADEVGALLMADIAHIAGLVAAGVHPSPIPYADIVTTTTHKTLRGPRGGVIMCREELAQAIDRAVFPGIQGGPMMHTIAAKAVAFREAMTPEFKRYQEQIVRNAAALAGRLIENGFDLVSGGTDNHLMLVKLLKENITGKEADEALESAGIALNKNMIPFDPRTPFVTSGIRIGTPAVTTRGMKENEMREIADLITEVIRDIRNPATIDSVRSRVRALCERFPLYPELG, encoded by the coding sequence TTGAGCCTCTTAGATCATGTCGACCCGGAGATATCAGCGGTAATACGCAAGGAGCTGGAGCGGCAGAGAAGCACCCTGGTTCTTGTCGCTGCGGAGAACTTCACAAGCCCTGCGGTGATGGAGGCACAGGGCTGCGTGATGACCAATAAGTACGCTGAGGGCTATCCGGGAAAGAGGTACTACCGCGGCTGCGCATTCATGGACGAGGCCGAGAACCTCGCAAGGGAGAGGTGCAGGAAGCTCTTCGGAGCTGAGCACGTCAATGTACAGCCGCACAGCGGCTCGCAGGCGAACATGGCCGCGTACTTCGCCACACTCAGGCCCGGGGACACCATAATGGGCATGAACCTGGATCATGGTGGTCACCTTTCTCACGGATCCCCTGTCAACTTCTCGGGAAAGCTCTACCGTGTGGTTCCCTACGGAGTCAGCAGGAAGACGGAGATGCTTGACTACAGCGAGATCCTGGAGATAGCCAGGGAATGCAAACCCAGGATGATAGTGTGCGGCGCCTCTGCGTATCCGAGGATCATAGATTTCAGGGCCATGCGTGAGATCGCCGATGAGGTCGGAGCGCTGCTGATGGCGGACATAGCCCACATCGCGGGTCTGGTCGCTGCTGGCGTCCATCCGAGCCCGATTCCATATGCGGATATCGTGACGACCACAACACACAAGACCCTCCGCGGGCCGAGGGGCGGCGTGATAATGTGCAGGGAGGAGCTGGCCCAGGCGATAGACAGGGCGGTTTTTCCGGGAATACAGGGCGGACCGATGATGCACACGATAGCTGCGAAGGCCGTCGCATTCAGGGAGGCGATGACCCCCGAATTCAAGAGGTATCAGGAGCAGATAGTGAGAAACGCGGCGGCTCTTGCGGGCAGGCTCATCGAGAACGGCTTCGATCTCGTGTCCGGCGGCACAGACAACCACCTCATGCTCGTCAAGCTTCTGAAGGAGAACATAACCGGAAAGGAGGCAGACGAGGCCCTGGAGAGCGCTGGCATCGCTCTGAACAAGAACATGATACCCTTCGATCCGAGGACTCCGTTCGTGACAAGCGGGATCAGGATCGGCACGCCTGCGGTCACGACCAGAGGCATGAAGGAGAACGAGATGAGGGAGATAGCGGACCTAATAACAGAGGTCATCCGGGACATAAGAAACCCTGCCACCATAGACTCGGTCCGCTCCAGGGTCAGGGCTCTCTGCGAGAGGTTCCCGCTTTATCCTGAGCTCGGATGA
- a CDS encoding geranylgeranylglyceryl/heptaprenylglyceryl phosphate synthase: MLRKRVEIGPVESELWDAVESHGSAHLTLIDPASQDPERAAQMARSAADAGTAAVMVGGSVGATGSVLDSTVRAIKRSVDLPVILFPSSAAGLCDTADAVFFMSLLNSRSTNYLIENQALGAPIVSRYGLEAIPMGYIVVEPGGTVGWVGDAKLVPRRKPEIAAAYALAGRYLGMRLIYLEAGSGADSPVPANMVSAVRDAIGDAILVVGGGIRDAESARKLVAAGADLIVTGTGVEQSGDVFGFVKNIVTAIHV; this comes from the coding sequence ATGCTCAGAAAGCGGGTCGAGATAGGTCCTGTGGAGTCGGAGCTCTGGGATGCGGTGGAGTCGCATGGCTCTGCACACCTGACCCTGATAGATCCGGCATCGCAGGATCCGGAGCGTGCTGCGCAGATGGCGAGATCTGCAGCGGATGCTGGCACAGCAGCTGTTATGGTCGGCGGATCTGTCGGTGCCACAGGCTCCGTTCTCGACAGCACTGTGCGCGCCATAAAAAGATCTGTGGATCTGCCGGTGATACTCTTTCCGAGCAGTGCCGCAGGCCTTTGCGATACCGCTGACGCTGTCTTCTTCATGAGCCTTCTGAACTCGAGGTCCACGAATTATCTTATAGAGAACCAGGCGCTCGGCGCACCGATCGTCTCCAGATACGGACTCGAGGCGATACCCATGGGATACATAGTGGTGGAGCCCGGGGGTACGGTCGGATGGGTCGGTGATGCCAAGCTCGTTCCGCGCAGAAAGCCTGAGATCGCGGCTGCGTATGCCCTCGCGGGGCGGTACCTCGGGATGCGGTTAATATACTTAGAGGCAGGCTCTGGCGCAGATTCGCCCGTGCCCGCGAACATGGTCTCTGCGGTCAGGGATGCGATAGGCGATGCAATTCTTGTTGTTGGCGGCGGGATACGCGACGCGGAGAGCGCCAGGAAGCTCGTGGCTGCGGGCGCGGATCTGATAGTCACCGGCACGGGCGTCGAGCAGTCAGGGGATGTTTTCGGGTTTGTGAAGAACATCGTAACTGCAATACATGTCTAG
- a CDS encoding rubredoxin: protein MGVGASSPKYRCTVCGYEYDPAVGDPSRGIHPGTPFDELPADWKCPQCSASKDKFVSD from the coding sequence GTGGGCGTAGGCGCATCATCTCCGAAATACAGATGCACGGTCTGCGGCTATGAGTACGATCCAGCGGTCGGAGATCCGAGCCGGGGTATCCATCCAGGGACGCCATTCGATGAGCTGCCAGCAGACTGGAAGTGCCCTCAGTGCAGCGCTTCGAAAGACAAGTTCGTGAGCGATTGA